Proteins from a single region of Stappia sp. ES.058:
- a CDS encoding amidase family protein, whose translation MADAHPAPVHNALCVDQLLASGARCVGKVVADEFTYSLDGESFYFGTPRNAKAPDRVPGGSSSGSAASVANGLADFSLCTDAGGSVRVPASLCGLWGMRPFIGFPRLAFCRSSQASVP comes from the coding sequence TTGGCGGACGCACATCCCGCACCTGTTCACAACGCCCTCTGCGTTGATCAACTGCTTGCCTCTGGAGCGCGCTGCGTCGGGAAGGTCGTGGCGGATGAGTTCACGTATAGCCTCGACGGGGAGAGCTTCTATTTTGGCACCCCCCGAAACGCGAAAGCACCGGATCGCGTCCCCGGTGGCTCGTCCAGCGGCTCGGCTGCTTCCGTCGCCAATGGTCTTGCGGATTTTTCTCTTTGCACGGACGCGGGAGGTTCGGTCCGTGTTCCGGCAAGCCTTTGCGGTCTTTGGGGGATGCGTCCCTTCATCGGATTTCCGAGGCTGGCGTTTTGCCGTTCCAGCCAAGCGTCAGTACCGTAG